One region of Pseudomonas alvandae genomic DNA includes:
- a CDS encoding DUF6124 family protein — MFKITPNPPDDDAKKLNEAADRALAFYLDPKPEKPKLPPGQLFTVAQGADMECLLANLSETLASVNVMANELAFDLEGAPRSFALGIQQMIELSELLANRALDIAAPR; from the coding sequence ATGTTCAAAATTACCCCGAATCCCCCCGACGACGACGCCAAGAAACTCAACGAAGCCGCCGACCGCGCCCTCGCCTTTTACCTCGATCCAAAACCTGAAAAACCAAAGCTACCACCGGGCCAGTTGTTCACCGTGGCCCAAGGCGCGGACATGGAGTGCCTGCTGGCGAACCTCAGCGAAACCCTCGCCTCGGTCAATGTGATGGCCAATGAACTGGCCTTTGATTTGGAAGGGGCGCCACGGAGTTTTGCCCTGGGCATCCAGCAGATGATCGAGCTGAGTGAGCTACTGGCAAACCGCGCCCTAGACATCGCCGCACCGCGCTGA
- a CDS encoding immunity protein Imm33 domain-containing protein, with protein MNISSIETGAGLTLKTEGLAERFDYEISIMVDDPDLKEGVIDFIDLVVRYVEAGYRVAPDETLGYGCWVTKMHLNDKRELSFFEQSPVTGVYVPGISTTLRLWAEQHAVCEKAGVDYAAPTFDQMIVISDGILEGDPAEGVRYPSPEHMSGWWLTTDRFDGDVKNLKTVHTQHVSVNRPDLVKFLALPYGYRFHGPTNDVWLDEKINN; from the coding sequence ATGAACATCAGCAGTATAGAAACAGGCGCGGGTCTGACATTGAAAACCGAGGGACTTGCGGAGCGGTTTGACTATGAGATCAGCATCATGGTCGATGACCCTGATCTGAAAGAAGGAGTCATCGACTTCATCGATCTCGTCGTTCGCTATGTTGAAGCGGGATATAGAGTCGCTCCAGACGAAACCTTGGGGTATGGATGTTGGGTCACGAAGATGCATCTGAACGACAAACGAGAGTTGTCGTTTTTTGAGCAGTCACCGGTGACTGGAGTCTATGTACCAGGCATCAGCACCACGCTCAGGCTTTGGGCCGAACAGCATGCGGTGTGTGAGAAGGCCGGCGTGGACTACGCCGCACCGACCTTCGATCAGATGATTGTGATCTCAGATGGCATTTTGGAAGGCGATCCTGCTGAAGGAGTACGCTACCCCTCTCCCGAGCATATGTCAGGTTGGTGGCTCACCACCGACAGATTTGATGGAGATGTAAAAAATCTGAAGACGGTTCATACCCAGCATGTCTCGGTAAATCGACCAGACTTGGTGAAGTTTCTAGCATTACCGTATGGCTACCGATTCCACGGGCCTACAAACGACGTTTGGCTGGATGAAAAGATAAACAACTGA
- a CDS encoding DUF6124 family protein: MFKITPNPPDDDAKKLNEAADRALAFYLDPKPGKPKLPPGQLFTVAQGADMECLLANLSETLASVNVMANELAFDLEGAPRSFALGIQQMIELSELLANRALDIAAPR; encoded by the coding sequence ATGTTCAAAATTACCCCGAATCCCCCCGACGACGACGCCAAAAAACTCAACGAAGCCGCCGACCGCGCCCTCGCCTTTTACCTCGATCCAAAACCTGGAAAACCAAAGCTGCCACCGGGCCAGTTGTTCACCGTGGCCCAAGGCGCGGACATGGAGTGCCTGTTGGCCAACCTCAGCGAAACCCTCGCTTCGGTCAATGTCATGGCCAACGAACTGGCCTTTGATCTGGAGGGGGCGCCACGGAGTTTTGCACTGGGGATCCAGCAGATGATCGAGCTGAGTGAGCTACTGGCAAACCGCGCCTTGGACATCGCCGCACCGCGCTAG
- a CDS encoding efflux transporter outer membrane subunit produces the protein MKAHLTLLAASLLLVACGTPLSTPDSGIQPPEAWQNLDKPSAAVDNQQWWTQFGSPQLDRLIEQARQGSFDLAAAMARVRQAQASAVIAGAPLLPEISAGLNGNRQELLRGKGYSQLDVDRNNRTIDYYDAHLSASYELDFWGGKRAARDSALSTLSATQFDRATVELTLLSAVANSYSQALSLREQQRIAELNLANARNVLDLVQTRYDAGSATALELSQQKSLVAAQERRLPQVQQQAREALITLAALLGEPVQSLKLDNESFDALRWPAIDAGVPSDLLLRRPDIAAAEARLAAAQADITVARAALLPSATLGLSLATGADIADQLLRNNVYNLSAGLAAPIFNNGRLKAERDRTTARQEELLELYRAAIINGFADVEKALNGIRGLDQQRQWQREELDQAQTAFDIAQRRYQAGAEDLLTVLETQRTLYAAQDMNVQLRLARVQASVALYRALGGGWRTTQI, from the coding sequence ATGAAAGCGCACCTGACCCTCCTGGCCGCCAGCCTGTTGCTGGTTGCGTGTGGCACGCCTTTGTCGACGCCCGACAGCGGCATTCAACCGCCCGAGGCGTGGCAGAACCTGGACAAGCCAAGCGCTGCGGTTGATAACCAGCAATGGTGGACGCAGTTCGGCAGCCCGCAACTCGATCGGTTGATCGAACAAGCACGCCAGGGCAGCTTCGACCTCGCTGCCGCCATGGCCCGGGTTCGCCAGGCCCAGGCCAGCGCGGTGATCGCCGGCGCGCCGTTGCTGCCGGAAATCAGCGCCGGGCTCAACGGCAATCGCCAGGAACTGCTGCGGGGCAAGGGCTACAGCCAGTTGGACGTGGATCGGAACAACCGCACCATCGACTACTACGACGCTCATCTCAGCGCCAGTTATGAGTTGGATTTCTGGGGCGGAAAACGGGCGGCCCGTGACAGTGCGCTGAGCACTTTGTCGGCCACGCAGTTTGATCGGGCGACTGTGGAACTGACTCTGCTCAGCGCCGTCGCCAACAGCTATAGCCAAGCCTTGTCACTGCGCGAGCAACAGCGCATCGCCGAACTGAACCTGGCCAACGCCCGCAATGTGCTCGATCTGGTGCAAACCCGCTACGACGCGGGCAGCGCCACGGCACTGGAACTGTCCCAACAAAAGAGCCTGGTGGCGGCCCAGGAGCGCCGGCTGCCGCAAGTGCAGCAACAGGCTCGCGAGGCATTGATCACCCTCGCGGCATTGTTGGGCGAACCGGTGCAGTCGCTCAAGCTCGACAATGAATCCTTCGACGCATTGCGCTGGCCCGCCATCGACGCCGGGGTGCCCAGCGACCTGCTGCTGCGCCGTCCCGACATCGCCGCCGCCGAAGCCCGCCTCGCCGCCGCCCAGGCCGACATCACCGTCGCCCGCGCGGCCTTGCTGCCCTCGGCCACCCTGGGCCTGAGCCTGGCCACCGGCGCCGACATCGCCGACCAGTTGCTGCGCAACAACGTCTACAACCTCAGCGCCGGGCTCGCCGCACCGATCTTCAACAACGGTCGCCTCAAGGCCGAACGAGACAGGACAACCGCACGCCAGGAGGAACTGCTGGAGCTCTATCGTGCTGCGATCATCAACGGCTTCGCCGACGTCGAAAAAGCCCTGAACGGCATCCGCGGCCTGGACCAGCAGCGGCAATGGCAGCGCGAAGAACTGGACCAGGCCCAGACCGCCTTCGACATCGCCCAGCGCCGCTACCAGGCCGGCGCCGAAGACCTGCTCACCGTGCTCGAAACCCAACGCACGCTGTACGCCGCCCAGGACATGAACGTGCAGTTACGACTGGCGCGGGTGCAGGCGAGCGTGGCGTTGTATAGGGCGCTGGGTGGGGGTTGGCGAACGACGCAAATCTGA
- a CDS encoding MacB family efflux pump subunit yields the protein MNTPLIELRDIRKAYGGGDSPRVEVLRGIDLSIHAGEFLAIVGASGSGKSTLMNILGCLDRPTSGEYRFAGEDVARLGSDELAWLRREAFGFVFQGYHLIPSGTAQENVEMPAIYAGTSAAERHARASALLERLGLASRTGNRPHQLSGGQQQRVSIARALMNGGHIILADEPTGALDSQSGIEVMALLDELASQGHVVILITHDREVAARAKRIIEIRDGSIISDSATAAPQANAKALQAVDLRQRLSAGSEHNGAWKGELVDAVQAAWRVMWINRFRTALTLLGIVIGVASVVVMLAVGEGSKRQVMAQMGAFGSNIIYLNGTAPNPRATKGIISEQDIAALAALPEVQRIMPVNGKNASVRFANLDHTSYVGGNDTNFPIIFNWPVAQGTYFSDADERSAAAVAVIGHKVRQKLLKDVADPIGRYILIENVPFQVVGVLAEKGASSGDSDADNRIAVPYSAASVRLFGTRHPEYVVIAARDAGKVNEAEQAVSRTLLRLHNGKQDFELTNNAAMIQAEARTQGTLSLMLGAIAAISLLVGGIGVMNIMLMTVRERTREIGIRMATGARQRDILRQFLTEAVMLSVVGGLAGIGLALLVGGALLLGKIAVAFEWLAVFGAFGCALVTGVVFGFMPARKAARLDPVTALTSE from the coding sequence ATGAACACGCCCCTGATCGAGCTGCGGGACATTCGCAAGGCCTACGGCGGCGGCGACAGCCCTCGGGTAGAAGTCCTGCGGGGCATCGACTTGTCCATTCACGCCGGCGAATTCCTGGCGATTGTCGGGGCGTCCGGCTCCGGCAAATCCACCTTGATGAACATCCTCGGCTGCCTCGACCGCCCTACCAGCGGCGAGTACCGCTTTGCCGGCGAAGACGTCGCCAGGTTGGGCAGCGATGAACTGGCCTGGCTGCGCCGCGAAGCGTTCGGCTTCGTGTTCCAGGGCTATCACCTGATCCCGTCCGGCACGGCCCAGGAAAACGTCGAGATGCCGGCCATCTATGCCGGCACCTCGGCCGCCGAGCGCCACGCCCGGGCCAGCGCCCTGCTCGAACGCCTCGGCCTGGCGAGCCGCACCGGCAACCGTCCCCATCAACTCTCCGGCGGGCAGCAGCAACGGGTGTCGATTGCCCGGGCCTTGATGAACGGCGGCCACATCATCCTCGCCGACGAGCCCACCGGCGCCCTCGACAGCCAGAGTGGCATCGAGGTCATGGCCTTGCTCGACGAACTGGCAAGCCAGGGCCACGTGGTGATCCTGATCACCCACGACCGCGAAGTCGCGGCCCGGGCCAAGCGCATTATTGAAATCCGCGACGGGTCGATCATCAGCGACAGCGCCACCGCCGCACCACAGGCCAATGCCAAGGCGTTGCAAGCCGTGGACCTGCGCCAGCGCCTGAGCGCCGGCAGCGAACACAACGGCGCCTGGAAAGGCGAACTGGTAGACGCGGTGCAAGCGGCCTGGCGGGTGATGTGGATCAATCGCTTTCGCACCGCCCTGACCCTGCTCGGCATCGTCATCGGCGTGGCCTCGGTGGTGGTCATGCTGGCCGTTGGCGAAGGCAGCAAGCGCCAGGTCATGGCCCAGATGGGCGCCTTTGGTTCGAACATCATTTACCTCAACGGCACAGCCCCCAACCCGCGCGCGACCAAGGGCATCATCAGCGAACAGGACATCGCCGCCCTCGCTGCCCTGCCCGAAGTGCAACGCATCATGCCGGTCAACGGCAAGAACGCCAGCGTGCGTTTCGCCAATCTCGACCACACCAGCTACGTGGGCGGCAACGACACGAATTTCCCGATCATCTTCAATTGGCCGGTGGCCCAGGGCACCTATTTCAGCGACGCCGATGAACGCAGCGCCGCGGCGGTGGCAGTGATCGGGCACAAGGTCCGGCAAAAGCTGCTCAAGGACGTCGCCGACCCGATCGGCCGCTACATCCTGATCGAAAACGTGCCGTTCCAGGTCGTTGGCGTACTGGCGGAAAAAGGCGCCAGCTCCGGTGATTCGGACGCCGACAACCGCATCGCCGTGCCCTACTCCGCCGCCAGCGTGCGGCTGTTCGGCACGCGCCATCCCGAATACGTGGTGATCGCCGCTCGCGACGCGGGCAAGGTTAACGAGGCGGAGCAGGCCGTCTCCCGGACCTTGTTGCGCCTGCATAACGGCAAGCAGGATTTCGAGTTGACCAACAACGCGGCGATGATCCAGGCCGAGGCTCGCACCCAGGGCACGCTGTCGTTGATGCTCGGCGCCATTGCGGCGATTTCGCTGCTGGTGGGCGGCATCGGCGTGATGAACATCATGCTCATGACCGTGCGCGAACGGACCCGGGAGATCGGCATCCGCATGGCCACCGGCGCCCGCCAGCGGGACATCCTGCGCCAGTTTCTCACCGAAGCGGTGATGCTCTCGGTGGTCGGCGGGCTTGCCGGTATCGGCCTGGCCCTGCTGGTGGGCGGTGCGTTGCTGCTGGGCAAAATCGCCGTGGCCTTCGAATGGCTGGCCGTGTTCGGCGCCTTCGGTTGCGCGTTGGTCACCGGCGTCGTCTTCGGTTTCATGCCCGCCCGCAAGGCCGCCCGCCTCGACCCGGTCACGGCCCTCACCAGTGAATGA
- a CDS encoding efflux RND transporter periplasmic adaptor subunit, giving the protein MKRPRLTRPVWLLTFALLPAVAFAAWQAVGPNQEPVATVAVTRGDIENSVTALGTLQPRRYVDVGAQASGQIQKIHVEAGDEVTEGQLLVEIDPSTQKARLDAGRFSIENLQAQLQEQRAQHDLAQQKFHRQQQLKAGGATREEDVQTARAEVRATQARIDMFQAQIRQAQANLRSDEAELGYTRIYAPMSGTVVAIGAREGQTLNAQQQTPLILRIARLSPMTVWAEVSEADIGHVKPGMTAYFTTLAGGGRRWSSTVRQILPVPPRPLEASQGGSPSGGRSGSERVVLYTVLLDVDNADRALMTDMTAQVFFVAAQAKDVLTVPIAAVQDADQVRVLADNGDVQSRTVRTGVSDRLRTQIVDGLSEGDRVLIGPASGNGG; this is encoded by the coding sequence ATGAAACGTCCCCGCCTCACCCGCCCCGTCTGGCTCCTGACCTTCGCCCTGCTGCCGGCCGTGGCCTTCGCTGCGTGGCAAGCGGTCGGGCCCAATCAAGAGCCTGTCGCCACCGTCGCGGTCACCCGTGGCGATATCGAAAACAGCGTCACCGCCCTGGGCACCTTGCAACCGCGGCGCTACGTCGACGTCGGCGCCCAGGCGTCCGGGCAGATCCAGAAGATTCACGTCGAGGCCGGTGACGAGGTCACGGAGGGCCAACTGCTGGTTGAAATCGACCCGTCCACACAAAAAGCCAGGCTCGACGCCGGACGGTTTTCCATCGAAAACCTCCAGGCCCAGCTTCAGGAACAGCGCGCCCAACACGACCTGGCGCAGCAGAAATTCCATCGCCAGCAGCAACTCAAGGCCGGCGGCGCCACCCGCGAAGAAGACGTGCAGACCGCCCGGGCCGAGGTGCGCGCGACCCAGGCCCGCATCGACATGTTCCAGGCGCAGATCCGCCAGGCCCAGGCCAACCTGCGCAGCGATGAAGCCGAGCTGGGTTACACGCGCATTTATGCGCCGATGAGCGGCACCGTGGTCGCCATCGGCGCCCGGGAAGGCCAGACGCTCAACGCCCAGCAGCAGACGCCGTTGATCCTGCGCATCGCCCGGCTGTCGCCGATGACCGTCTGGGCAGAGGTTTCGGAAGCCGACATCGGCCACGTCAAGCCGGGCATGACCGCCTATTTCACCACCCTCGCCGGCGGCGGCCGGCGCTGGAGCAGCACTGTCCGGCAAATCCTGCCGGTGCCGCCGCGTCCGCTGGAAGCCAGCCAGGGCGGCAGTCCCTCCGGTGGCCGCAGCGGCAGCGAACGGGTGGTGCTCTACACGGTGTTGCTGGACGTGGACAACGCCGACCGCGCCTTGATGACCGACATGACTGCCCAGGTGTTTTTTGTCGCCGCCCAGGCCAAGGATGTGCTGACCGTGCCCATCGCCGCCGTGCAAGACGCCGATCAAGTGCGAGTGCTCGCCGACAACGGCGATGTCCAGTCACGCACCGTTCGTACCGGCGTCAGCGATCGCCTGCGCACGCAAATTGTCGACGGCCTGAGTGAAGGCGACCGCGTGCTGATTGGTCCGGCCAGCGGCAACGGAGGTTGA
- a CDS encoding sigma-70 family RNA polymerase sigma factor — protein MLENYYRELVCFLNARLGNRQAAEDVVHDAYVRVLERASDTPIEQPRAFLYRTALNLVIDGHRRNTLRQSESLDVLDTEERFFTPSPHTSLDHGQRLDMLQRALAELPPLCRESFLLRKLEGLSHSQIAERLGISRALVEKHIVNAMKHCRVRVRQWDAT, from the coding sequence ATGTTGGAAAACTACTATCGCGAGCTGGTGTGTTTCCTGAACGCCAGGCTAGGCAACCGCCAGGCGGCCGAAGATGTGGTGCATGACGCTTATGTGCGGGTGCTGGAGCGCGCCAGCGATACGCCCATCGAGCAGCCGCGGGCGTTCTTGTATCGCACCGCACTGAACCTGGTGATCGATGGGCATCGGCGCAACACGCTGCGCCAATCCGAATCCCTCGACGTGCTCGACACAGAAGAACGCTTCTTCACCCCGTCGCCCCATACCAGCCTCGACCACGGCCAACGCCTGGACATGCTGCAACGCGCCCTGGCCGAGTTGCCACCGCTGTGCCGCGAAAGCTTTCTGCTGCGCAAACTCGAAGGCCTGTCCCATTCGCAGATTGCCGAGCGCCTGGGCATTTCCCGCGCCCTGGTGGAAAAACACATCGTCAACGCCATGAAGCATTGCCGCGTTCGCGTACGGCAGTGGGACGCGACCTGA